From a single Rosa rugosa chromosome 7, drRosRugo1.1, whole genome shotgun sequence genomic region:
- the LOC133723906 gene encoding proline-rich receptor-like protein kinase PERK3 isoform X2, which yields MEQIQFNPPGLLNKVLMKQLLLLCCVISVADANVPYDLHKTPSVSSTSAPLAAPPMPNLPLPARLQHFMPRGAPVAFSPAPLNGPLVTAANPPTTSQLSKPPKSSGLAPPLAGFKSIAPQSIAGSIPPGLAKPPISPSSSNCCKQNMVLRRGSRGCNCVYPIKLDILLLNVSTNPNWKLFLDDFAKQLGLEVSQIELINFYVLNYARLNISMDITPHSGVSFSASDASAINSSLVMHKVNLDPSLVGDYKLLNITWFKPPPPSQAPVATSPLETPPKPSPALTSTSASNKGKHSNWIHIIGIGAGILFLAIISVLILCLCIFRKEKIKASPAETAPEKQRTVDTVLPVGSLPHPSSTRFLAYEELKQATNNFESASILGEGGFGRVFKGVLSDGTAVAIKRLTNGGQQGDKEFLVEVEMLSRLHHRNLVKLIGYYSSRDSSQNLLCYELVPNGSLEAWLHGPVGVNCRLDWDTRMKIALDAARGLAYLHEDSQPCVIHRDFKASNILLENDFHAKVADFGLAKQAPEGRTNYLSTRVMGTFGYVAPEYAMTGHLLVKSDVYSYGVVLLELLTGRRPVDMSQPSGQENLVTWARPILRDKDRLEELADPSLGAKYPMEDFVRVCTIAAACVAPEASQRPTMGEVVQSLKMVQRITEYQDAALTSSTARPNHRSSTTFESDVSSSMFSSGPYSGLSAFDNDNISRTAFFSEDLHEGR from the exons ATGGAGCAGATCCAGTTCAATCCtccag GATTACTGAACAAGGTGCTGATGAAACAGTTGCTTTTGCTTTGTTGTGTGATATCTGTCGCTGATGCCAATGTACCCTATGATTTACACAAAACGCCCTCAGTATCTTCGACAAGTGCACCTTTGGCAGCACCTCCTATGCCAAATCTTCCTTTGCCAGCCAGGTTGCAACATTTCATGCCGCGCGGTGCTCCCGTGGCATTTTCACCTGCTCCTCTAAATGGCCCCTTGGTAACTGCTGCTAATCCACCGACAACTTCTCAATTGTCAAAGCCACCAAAGAGCAGTGGCTTAGCACCTCCTCTTGCTGGCTTTAAGAGTATTGCTCCTCAGTCTATTGCTGGTTCAATTCCTCCTGGTTTAGCTAAGCCACCAATCTCTCCATCCAGTTCCA aCTGTTGCAAACAGAATATGGTACTGAGACGAGGAAGTCGGGGTTGCAACTGTGTTTATCCCATAAAGCTTGACATTCTCCTGTTAAATGTTTCAACAAATCCTAATTGGAAGCTCTTTCTTGACGACTTTGCTAAGCAGCTTGGTCTGGAAGTTTCTCAAATAGAGCTGATTAACTTTTATGTACTCAACTATGCAAGATTAAATATTTCAATGGATATTACTCCACATTCAGGGGTCAGTTTCTCTGCCAGTGATGCATCTGCAATAAACTCTTCTCTTGTCATGCACAAGGTTAATTTAGACCCTTCATTAGTGGGTGATTACAAACTCCTCAATATCACTTGGTTTaagcctcctcctccttctcaaG cTCCTGTTGCGACATCACCATTGGAAACCCCACCAAAACCATCACCAGCTCTTACATCCACAAGTGCTTCAAATAAAGGGAAACATTCAAATTGGATTCATATTATTGGTATTGGTGCTGGCATACTGTTCCTTGCCATTATATCTGTGCTTATACTTTGTTTATGCATATTCCGTAAAGAGAAGATTAAAGCATCTCCTGCAGAAACAG CACCAGAGAAACAGAGGACTGTTGACACAGTTCTACCAGTAGGATCTCTACCCCACCCTAGCAGCACTCGGTTTCTGGCATATGAAGAACTTAAACAAGCAACAAACAACTTTGAATCTGCAAGTATACTTGGAGAGGGTGGGTTTGGCAGGGTTTTCAAGGGTGTTTTAAGTGATGGTACAGCTGTAGCAATTAAAAGACTTACTAATGGAGGGCAACAGGGTGACAAGGAGTTCTTGGTGGAGGTTGAGATGCTTAGCAGGCTGCATCATCGTAATCTTGTGAAGCTTATCGGTTACTATAGCAGTCGTGACTCCTCACAAAACTTACTTTGCTATGAGCTTGTGCCAAATGGAAGCTTGGAGGCTTGGCTCCATG GTCCCGTGGGAGTGAATTGTCGTTTGGATTGGGACACCAGAATGAAGATTGCACTTGATGCTGCCAGAGGACTTGCTTACCTGCACGAGGACTCACAACCTTGTGTTATTCACAGAGATTTTAAAGCATCCAATATATTGCTGGAGAATGATTTTCATGCCAAAGTTGCTGATTTTGGCCTGGCTAAACAGGCACCTGAAGGCAGAACAAATTACCTTTCTACTCGGGTGATGGGGACATTTGG GTATGTTGCTCCAGAGTACGCCATGACTGGACACCTACTAGTTAAAAGTGATGTTTACAGCTATGGGGTCGTCCTTCTCGAATTACTTACTGGAAGAAGGCCTGTAGATATGTCGCAGCCATCTGGGCAGGAGAATCTTGTCACTTGG GCAAGGCCAATTCTTAGAGACAAGGATCGGCTGGAAGAGCTTGCTGATCCTAGTCTTGGAGCAAAGTACCCAATGGAAGATTTTGTAAGAGTTTGCACCATTGCAGCAGCTTGTGTTGCTCCTGAGGCAAGCCAACGCCCCACAATGGGTGAAGTGGTACAGTCACTGAAGATGGTTCAAAGGATCACTGAATATCAGGATGCTGCATTAACCTCTTCCACTGCCAGACCCAATCATAGGTCATCAACTACCTTTGAGTCTGATGTATCATCCTCGATGTTCTCTTCTGGTCCATACTCTGGTCTAAGTGCGTTTGATAATGACAACATCTCCCGGACGGCATTTTTTTCTGAAGATCTTCATGAAGGACGATGA
- the LOC133723906 gene encoding proline-rich receptor-like protein kinase PERK3 isoform X1: protein MEQIQFNPPGGLLNKVLMKQLLLLCCVISVADANVPYDLHKTPSVSSTSAPLAAPPMPNLPLPARLQHFMPRGAPVAFSPAPLNGPLVTAANPPTTSQLSKPPKSSGLAPPLAGFKSIAPQSIAGSIPPGLAKPPISPSSSNCCKQNMVLRRGSRGCNCVYPIKLDILLLNVSTNPNWKLFLDDFAKQLGLEVSQIELINFYVLNYARLNISMDITPHSGVSFSASDASAINSSLVMHKVNLDPSLVGDYKLLNITWFKPPPPSQAPVATSPLETPPKPSPALTSTSASNKGKHSNWIHIIGIGAGILFLAIISVLILCLCIFRKEKIKASPAETAPEKQRTVDTVLPVGSLPHPSSTRFLAYEELKQATNNFESASILGEGGFGRVFKGVLSDGTAVAIKRLTNGGQQGDKEFLVEVEMLSRLHHRNLVKLIGYYSSRDSSQNLLCYELVPNGSLEAWLHGPVGVNCRLDWDTRMKIALDAARGLAYLHEDSQPCVIHRDFKASNILLENDFHAKVADFGLAKQAPEGRTNYLSTRVMGTFGYVAPEYAMTGHLLVKSDVYSYGVVLLELLTGRRPVDMSQPSGQENLVTWARPILRDKDRLEELADPSLGAKYPMEDFVRVCTIAAACVAPEASQRPTMGEVVQSLKMVQRITEYQDAALTSSTARPNHRSSTTFESDVSSSMFSSGPYSGLSAFDNDNISRTAFFSEDLHEGR, encoded by the exons ATGGAGCAGATCCAGTTCAATCCtccag GAGGATTACTGAACAAGGTGCTGATGAAACAGTTGCTTTTGCTTTGTTGTGTGATATCTGTCGCTGATGCCAATGTACCCTATGATTTACACAAAACGCCCTCAGTATCTTCGACAAGTGCACCTTTGGCAGCACCTCCTATGCCAAATCTTCCTTTGCCAGCCAGGTTGCAACATTTCATGCCGCGCGGTGCTCCCGTGGCATTTTCACCTGCTCCTCTAAATGGCCCCTTGGTAACTGCTGCTAATCCACCGACAACTTCTCAATTGTCAAAGCCACCAAAGAGCAGTGGCTTAGCACCTCCTCTTGCTGGCTTTAAGAGTATTGCTCCTCAGTCTATTGCTGGTTCAATTCCTCCTGGTTTAGCTAAGCCACCAATCTCTCCATCCAGTTCCA aCTGTTGCAAACAGAATATGGTACTGAGACGAGGAAGTCGGGGTTGCAACTGTGTTTATCCCATAAAGCTTGACATTCTCCTGTTAAATGTTTCAACAAATCCTAATTGGAAGCTCTTTCTTGACGACTTTGCTAAGCAGCTTGGTCTGGAAGTTTCTCAAATAGAGCTGATTAACTTTTATGTACTCAACTATGCAAGATTAAATATTTCAATGGATATTACTCCACATTCAGGGGTCAGTTTCTCTGCCAGTGATGCATCTGCAATAAACTCTTCTCTTGTCATGCACAAGGTTAATTTAGACCCTTCATTAGTGGGTGATTACAAACTCCTCAATATCACTTGGTTTaagcctcctcctccttctcaaG cTCCTGTTGCGACATCACCATTGGAAACCCCACCAAAACCATCACCAGCTCTTACATCCACAAGTGCTTCAAATAAAGGGAAACATTCAAATTGGATTCATATTATTGGTATTGGTGCTGGCATACTGTTCCTTGCCATTATATCTGTGCTTATACTTTGTTTATGCATATTCCGTAAAGAGAAGATTAAAGCATCTCCTGCAGAAACAG CACCAGAGAAACAGAGGACTGTTGACACAGTTCTACCAGTAGGATCTCTACCCCACCCTAGCAGCACTCGGTTTCTGGCATATGAAGAACTTAAACAAGCAACAAACAACTTTGAATCTGCAAGTATACTTGGAGAGGGTGGGTTTGGCAGGGTTTTCAAGGGTGTTTTAAGTGATGGTACAGCTGTAGCAATTAAAAGACTTACTAATGGAGGGCAACAGGGTGACAAGGAGTTCTTGGTGGAGGTTGAGATGCTTAGCAGGCTGCATCATCGTAATCTTGTGAAGCTTATCGGTTACTATAGCAGTCGTGACTCCTCACAAAACTTACTTTGCTATGAGCTTGTGCCAAATGGAAGCTTGGAGGCTTGGCTCCATG GTCCCGTGGGAGTGAATTGTCGTTTGGATTGGGACACCAGAATGAAGATTGCACTTGATGCTGCCAGAGGACTTGCTTACCTGCACGAGGACTCACAACCTTGTGTTATTCACAGAGATTTTAAAGCATCCAATATATTGCTGGAGAATGATTTTCATGCCAAAGTTGCTGATTTTGGCCTGGCTAAACAGGCACCTGAAGGCAGAACAAATTACCTTTCTACTCGGGTGATGGGGACATTTGG GTATGTTGCTCCAGAGTACGCCATGACTGGACACCTACTAGTTAAAAGTGATGTTTACAGCTATGGGGTCGTCCTTCTCGAATTACTTACTGGAAGAAGGCCTGTAGATATGTCGCAGCCATCTGGGCAGGAGAATCTTGTCACTTGG GCAAGGCCAATTCTTAGAGACAAGGATCGGCTGGAAGAGCTTGCTGATCCTAGTCTTGGAGCAAAGTACCCAATGGAAGATTTTGTAAGAGTTTGCACCATTGCAGCAGCTTGTGTTGCTCCTGAGGCAAGCCAACGCCCCACAATGGGTGAAGTGGTACAGTCACTGAAGATGGTTCAAAGGATCACTGAATATCAGGATGCTGCATTAACCTCTTCCACTGCCAGACCCAATCATAGGTCATCAACTACCTTTGAGTCTGATGTATCATCCTCGATGTTCTCTTCTGGTCCATACTCTGGTCTAAGTGCGTTTGATAATGACAACATCTCCCGGACGGCATTTTTTTCTGAAGATCTTCATGAAGGACGATGA
- the LOC133723907 gene encoding uncharacterized protein LOC133723907 isoform X1, with protein sequence MMENVVFYQTDCETLWSQIKCKEKQIQLKRSRWLLGLPLSESEHTLFQSPDFERDSLPESLLREDDLFYETAKSSVQAAFGACNVEAGKRDNILMLDRKSISTALSSPCLDDLTTKGLHLIATTLAAGSVKFENTRCEMKKFIRESLQKKFGSQNNHDDDELGIFKQLSQYLSDPQNFRDKVVTVLSRSQSLRLAVRKVLDGLEDLPSETLFAMSRRLKGVQHLPQLHQKKNTLYKRTLIDQLRKTCDTMLSELGTGDELQESLAKAMAVAGLAVKLQPGLHNSTVTEFRQFSQEIMILQDDIARAIWLVEKKVSLQELEKLKTILGQDAEVSNRSLRYAIKKMLTEYLFECGDMDTIPKSLLEALDIINMSQNKLHRPILKDEIEEEVECILNVSAQAKQIVWDMFPDHELDLDFAEAYVEEMEDEDDDEDDEDDGDDRSSNDDNNHNHGSPQEQRISGSDRSHSDDSHYEDESTGETMFSNQGTSHDFNGISRGFPGTSTERHEPEHDTGMDTEDPLHVEPDDVHKQTTCNQYLAIQEVSDKTSMIAHDLVGHMLEEFAQKDGLDLDWDDTLYLKGDCATREDSGVVEERQTLSLENKGGSVIVSVIEDLIPSFPKSGIEALRNLVGK encoded by the exons ATGATGGAAAACGTTGTGTTCTACCAAACGGATTGCGAGACCCTTTGGTCTCAGATTAAATGCAAAGAGAAGCAGATTCAACTCAAACGGAG CAGGTGGTTGTTGGGTCTTCCTCTCTCTGAATCTGAGCACACCCTGTTTCAAAGTCCTGACTTTGAACGAGATTCATTGCCGGAATCTTTGCTCAGGGAAGATGAT CTGTTCTATGAGACTGCAAAGTCTTCTGTTCAAGCAGCCTTTGGAGCATGCAATGTTGAAGCAGGGAAGCGAGATAATATTCTAATGCTCGACAGAAAAAGTATATCCACAGCCTTGTCATCGCCATGCCTTGATGATTTGACTACTAAGGGGCTTCACCTTATAGCTACTACACTTGCAGCAGGTTCAGTCAAGTTTGAGAACACTCGTTGCGAGATGAAGAAGTTTATCAGAGAATCTCTGCAAAAAAAATTTGGAAGCCAAAATAATCATGACGATGATGAGTTGGGCATTTTTAAGCAACTATCTCAATATCTTAGTGACCCACAAAATTTCCGAGATAAGGTTGTTACAGTTCTTTCCAGATCACAGTCTCTACGTCTTGCTGTTAGAAAGGTACTGGATGGACTTGAGGACTTGCCTTCTGAGACCCTATTTGCAATGAGCAGAAGGCTTAAAGGAGTACAACATTTACCTCAGTTAcatcaaaagaaaaatacattGTACAAAAGGACTTTGATTGATCAATTGCGGAAAACTTGTGACACGATGCTTTCCGAACTTGGTACAGGAGATGAACTGCAGGAATCACTAGCCAAAGCCATGGCAGTAGCAGGCCTAGCAGTGAAGTTACAACCAGGTCTCCATAATTCGACTGTAACAGAATTTCGCCAATTTTCACAAGAGATAATGATACTGCAGGATGATATTGCAAGGGCTATTTGGCTAGTTGAAAAAAAGGTTAGCTTGCAAGAGCTCGAAAAGTTGAAGACTATATTAGGCCAAGATGCTGAAGTATCAAACAGGAGCTTACGATATGCAATTAAGAAAATGCTAACTGAATATCTCTTCGAGTGTGGTGATATGGATACAATTCCAAAGTCATTATTAGAAGCTCTTGATATTATCAACATGTCACAAAACAAGCTGCATAGACCCATCTTAAAGGATGAAATTGAAGAAGAGGTGGAATGTATATTGAATGTGAGTGCTCAGGCAAAGCAGATTGTATGGGATATGTTCCCTGACCATGAGTTAGATCTAGACTTTGCTGAGGCATATGTTGAGGAAATGGAGGATGAAGACGATGATGAGGATGACGAGGATGATGGTGATGATAGGTCTAGCAATGATGATAACAACCATAATCATGGTTCGCCACAGGAACAAAGAATATCTGGAAGTGACAGATCTCACTCTGATGATTCACATTATGAGGATGAAAGCACTGGGGAAACAATGTTCTCCAATCAAGGAACTTCTCATGATTTCAATGGTATTAGTCGAGGGTTTCCTGGGACTTCTACTGAGAGACATGAACCTGAACATGACACTGGAATGGATACGGAAGACCCCTTGCATGTCGAGCCAGATGATGTGCATAAACAAACCACTTGTAACCAATACCTTGCAATTCAAGAAGTGTCCGATAAGACAAGCATGATAGCCCATGATCTTGTTGGTCATATGTTGGAGGAGTTTGCACAGAAAGATGGCTTGGATTTGGACTGGGATGATACATTATATCTGAAAGGTGATTGTGCAACTCGAGAAGATTCAGGAG TGGTAGAAGAAAGGCAGACATTGTCTCTGGAGAACAAAGGCGGTTCTGTAATTGTTAGTGTAATTGAGGATCTAATACCTTCATTTCCAAAGAG CGGAATCGAAGCATTAAGGAACTTGGTGGGCAAATAA
- the LOC133723907 gene encoding uncharacterized protein LOC133723907 isoform X2 has translation MMENVVFYQTDCETLWSQIKCKEKQIQLKRRWLLGLPLSESEHTLFQSPDFERDSLPESLLREDDLFYETAKSSVQAAFGACNVEAGKRDNILMLDRKSISTALSSPCLDDLTTKGLHLIATTLAAGSVKFENTRCEMKKFIRESLQKKFGSQNNHDDDELGIFKQLSQYLSDPQNFRDKVVTVLSRSQSLRLAVRKVLDGLEDLPSETLFAMSRRLKGVQHLPQLHQKKNTLYKRTLIDQLRKTCDTMLSELGTGDELQESLAKAMAVAGLAVKLQPGLHNSTVTEFRQFSQEIMILQDDIARAIWLVEKKVSLQELEKLKTILGQDAEVSNRSLRYAIKKMLTEYLFECGDMDTIPKSLLEALDIINMSQNKLHRPILKDEIEEEVECILNVSAQAKQIVWDMFPDHELDLDFAEAYVEEMEDEDDDEDDEDDGDDRSSNDDNNHNHGSPQEQRISGSDRSHSDDSHYEDESTGETMFSNQGTSHDFNGISRGFPGTSTERHEPEHDTGMDTEDPLHVEPDDVHKQTTCNQYLAIQEVSDKTSMIAHDLVGHMLEEFAQKDGLDLDWDDTLYLKGDCATREDSGVVEERQTLSLENKGGSVIVSVIEDLIPSFPKSGIEALRNLVGK, from the exons ATGATGGAAAACGTTGTGTTCTACCAAACGGATTGCGAGACCCTTTGGTCTCAGATTAAATGCAAAGAGAAGCAGATTCAACTCAAACGGAG GTGGTTGTTGGGTCTTCCTCTCTCTGAATCTGAGCACACCCTGTTTCAAAGTCCTGACTTTGAACGAGATTCATTGCCGGAATCTTTGCTCAGGGAAGATGAT CTGTTCTATGAGACTGCAAAGTCTTCTGTTCAAGCAGCCTTTGGAGCATGCAATGTTGAAGCAGGGAAGCGAGATAATATTCTAATGCTCGACAGAAAAAGTATATCCACAGCCTTGTCATCGCCATGCCTTGATGATTTGACTACTAAGGGGCTTCACCTTATAGCTACTACACTTGCAGCAGGTTCAGTCAAGTTTGAGAACACTCGTTGCGAGATGAAGAAGTTTATCAGAGAATCTCTGCAAAAAAAATTTGGAAGCCAAAATAATCATGACGATGATGAGTTGGGCATTTTTAAGCAACTATCTCAATATCTTAGTGACCCACAAAATTTCCGAGATAAGGTTGTTACAGTTCTTTCCAGATCACAGTCTCTACGTCTTGCTGTTAGAAAGGTACTGGATGGACTTGAGGACTTGCCTTCTGAGACCCTATTTGCAATGAGCAGAAGGCTTAAAGGAGTACAACATTTACCTCAGTTAcatcaaaagaaaaatacattGTACAAAAGGACTTTGATTGATCAATTGCGGAAAACTTGTGACACGATGCTTTCCGAACTTGGTACAGGAGATGAACTGCAGGAATCACTAGCCAAAGCCATGGCAGTAGCAGGCCTAGCAGTGAAGTTACAACCAGGTCTCCATAATTCGACTGTAACAGAATTTCGCCAATTTTCACAAGAGATAATGATACTGCAGGATGATATTGCAAGGGCTATTTGGCTAGTTGAAAAAAAGGTTAGCTTGCAAGAGCTCGAAAAGTTGAAGACTATATTAGGCCAAGATGCTGAAGTATCAAACAGGAGCTTACGATATGCAATTAAGAAAATGCTAACTGAATATCTCTTCGAGTGTGGTGATATGGATACAATTCCAAAGTCATTATTAGAAGCTCTTGATATTATCAACATGTCACAAAACAAGCTGCATAGACCCATCTTAAAGGATGAAATTGAAGAAGAGGTGGAATGTATATTGAATGTGAGTGCTCAGGCAAAGCAGATTGTATGGGATATGTTCCCTGACCATGAGTTAGATCTAGACTTTGCTGAGGCATATGTTGAGGAAATGGAGGATGAAGACGATGATGAGGATGACGAGGATGATGGTGATGATAGGTCTAGCAATGATGATAACAACCATAATCATGGTTCGCCACAGGAACAAAGAATATCTGGAAGTGACAGATCTCACTCTGATGATTCACATTATGAGGATGAAAGCACTGGGGAAACAATGTTCTCCAATCAAGGAACTTCTCATGATTTCAATGGTATTAGTCGAGGGTTTCCTGGGACTTCTACTGAGAGACATGAACCTGAACATGACACTGGAATGGATACGGAAGACCCCTTGCATGTCGAGCCAGATGATGTGCATAAACAAACCACTTGTAACCAATACCTTGCAATTCAAGAAGTGTCCGATAAGACAAGCATGATAGCCCATGATCTTGTTGGTCATATGTTGGAGGAGTTTGCACAGAAAGATGGCTTGGATTTGGACTGGGATGATACATTATATCTGAAAGGTGATTGTGCAACTCGAGAAGATTCAGGAG TGGTAGAAGAAAGGCAGACATTGTCTCTGGAGAACAAAGGCGGTTCTGTAATTGTTAGTGTAATTGAGGATCTAATACCTTCATTTCCAAAGAG CGGAATCGAAGCATTAAGGAACTTGGTGGGCAAATAA